In Symmachiella dynata, the following are encoded in one genomic region:
- a CDS encoding DNA-binding domain-containing protein encodes MTAPQYDLATIQRWMQSVISYPGGVTAGVETSAAQEQIAITAAEIEQVVNRSEKLDAVHRMEVYSGAYFARLLECMRGEFPVTQATVGEELFDQFVVGYLNTYPSRSYSLGHLGENFANYLAETSPRDEGQITQWAEFVIDLARLEWAFNEVFDGPGAEADPKLSPEQLREVPAAQWPDAKLAVVPSLRLMQFSHPVSQFFTAKRRDATTPIPDPQASFLAISRREYIVRRFDLNRAQFELLQCIVAGETVGDAIAQAAEFYEDDVQQFAADLGDWFRQWAAEQFFLRVELP; translated from the coding sequence ATGACCGCCCCCCAATACGATCTCGCCACAATTCAACGCTGGATGCAATCGGTGATCTCCTATCCCGGCGGGGTGACGGCTGGGGTGGAAACGTCTGCGGCGCAGGAGCAGATTGCGATTACGGCTGCCGAGATCGAACAAGTCGTGAACCGCTCGGAAAAACTTGATGCGGTGCACCGTATGGAGGTTTACTCCGGGGCTTACTTCGCGCGATTGTTGGAATGCATGCGGGGTGAATTTCCTGTCACGCAGGCGACGGTTGGAGAGGAATTGTTTGACCAGTTCGTGGTTGGGTATTTGAACACTTATCCTTCCCGCAGTTACTCGCTGGGCCATCTTGGAGAAAATTTTGCGAATTACCTCGCCGAGACCTCTCCGCGCGATGAGGGGCAGATCACGCAATGGGCCGAATTTGTGATCGACTTAGCTCGTTTGGAATGGGCCTTTAACGAGGTGTTTGACGGGCCGGGCGCCGAAGCGGATCCGAAACTTTCTCCCGAACAATTACGTGAGGTGCCTGCCGCTCAATGGCCCGATGCCAAACTCGCGGTCGTGCCTTCCTTGCGGTTGATGCAGTTCTCGCATCCGGTGAGCCAATTCTTTACCGCCAAACGCCGTGATGCGACGACACCGATCCCTGATCCACAGGCAAGCTTTTTGGCCATCAGTCGTCGCGAGTACATCGTGCGGCGGTTTGATTTGAATCGCGCGCAATTCGAGTTGCTGCAATGCATCGTTGCCGGCGAGACAGTCGGCGACGCGATCGCCCAAGCGGCCGAATTCTACGAAGACGATGTCCAGCAATTCGCCGCGGACCTGGGCGACTGGTTTCGTCAATGGGCAGCGGAGCAGTTCTTCCTGCGGGTTGAATTGCCCTAA
- a CDS encoding glycosyltransferase — protein MSRRIGNWARQCVLRAKRIPALRRLLKAPLAAPLLATATKWFPPADPHYENWIAARLHKRRDEYAHATEPGLLSLITPVWNTPPEYLRALATSVLQQSGDQPFEWVVLDNGTTHPETLVVLRNVLARDPRVRLFRSETNQGIVAGMRFCLEQATGRYVVAVDHDDRLDADCLKIVTHHIQRHDYPPLLYSDEDHICGQNRLLPYFKPDWDPVLFLNSAYTAHLGVMDRRLALELDVYGDSDTNSCPDWDAFLRFSMAGHVPVHIPEILYSWRMHAGSTSANMHSKNDVSASHRAMLSRYLNNRGEADRHEIIHSPLFTGTPDWWIRRRHVDPRPLLLVVTTADQHRPPALSAAITGDYPCEETIAIPRAADPAILQDRIANVAAADGLVAFVDDTLAIDNDEWAWEVLGLIERYPDIGMVGGRILDRRQRVMSAGYYRGCGKGLACPDVGRSGDDPGYFHQMWKQRTVDAVSPRFCVFAADFLSGLIRDTQKPPMTLDELGYAAATRAARSGRRVVYSPFLSATSYESHAVEMPSTFEQQLPPGETRYYSAELDRDVSRAYQPAVVEHVEAEIFAQGAM, from the coding sequence GTGTCACGGAGAATCGGCAATTGGGCCCGGCAATGTGTTCTGCGCGCGAAGCGGATTCCCGCGCTGCGGCGGTTGTTGAAGGCTCCGCTGGCTGCACCGCTTCTAGCGACAGCAACCAAATGGTTTCCCCCTGCTGATCCGCACTATGAAAATTGGATCGCCGCGCGACTCCATAAACGCCGTGACGAGTATGCTCACGCAACTGAACCGGGGTTGCTGTCTCTGATCACGCCGGTTTGGAATACCCCGCCGGAGTATCTTCGCGCATTGGCGACCAGTGTGTTGCAGCAGTCGGGTGATCAACCGTTTGAGTGGGTCGTACTCGATAACGGCACAACGCATCCCGAGACGCTTGTGGTTTTGCGCAATGTGCTTGCCCGCGATCCGCGCGTGCGGCTGTTCCGTTCTGAAACCAACCAGGGCATCGTCGCCGGCATGCGGTTTTGCCTAGAGCAAGCGACCGGGCGATATGTTGTGGCGGTCGACCACGATGACCGGTTGGATGCCGACTGCCTAAAAATTGTGACGCACCATATCCAACGACACGATTATCCGCCGCTGTTATACAGTGACGAAGACCACATCTGCGGCCAGAACCGGCTGCTGCCCTACTTCAAACCGGACTGGGATCCGGTGCTGTTTCTCAATTCCGCTTACACAGCGCACTTGGGGGTGATGGATCGCCGGTTGGCCTTGGAGCTGGATGTCTACGGCGACAGCGATACCAATAGTTGCCCCGATTGGGATGCTTTTTTGCGGTTTTCGATGGCGGGGCATGTGCCCGTTCATATTCCGGAGATCCTCTACAGTTGGCGGATGCATGCCGGATCGACGTCGGCCAACATGCATAGCAAAAACGACGTCTCCGCTTCCCACCGCGCGATGCTCTCCCGCTATCTAAACAACCGGGGTGAGGCGGACCGCCATGAAATCATCCACAGCCCGCTGTTCACCGGAACCCCCGATTGGTGGATTCGTCGTCGACATGTCGACCCGCGTCCTTTGCTGTTAGTCGTGACAACCGCTGACCAACATCGTCCCCCCGCGCTGTCCGCCGCTATCACCGGTGATTATCCGTGTGAAGAAACGATCGCCATACCCCGCGCAGCCGATCCAGCGATTTTGCAGGACCGCATCGCCAACGTTGCTGCAGCCGACGGTCTTGTCGCCTTCGTGGATGACACGTTAGCGATCGATAATGACGAGTGGGCTTGGGAAGTGCTGGGACTCATTGAACGGTATCCCGATATTGGCATGGTCGGCGGACGGATATTGGATCGGCGGCAGCGAGTGATGAGTGCGGGTTATTATCGGGGCTGTGGTAAAGGCCTCGCTTGTCCCGATGTTGGCCGCAGTGGGGACGATCCTGGATATTTTCATCAGATGTGGAAACAGCGAACCGTCGATGCCGTGTCGCCTCGTTTCTGTGTGTTCGCAGCCGATTTTCTGTCCGGGCTCATCCGTGACACACAAAAACCGCCGATGACGCTCGATGAACTCGGCTACGCCGCTGCAACCCGTGCGGCTCGTAGCGGACGACGGGTGGTCTACTCTCCATTTTTATCAGCGACGTCATACGAATCGCACGCAGTGGAAATGCCGTCAACATTCGAACAACAACTCCCGCCCGGTGAAACGCGATATTACTCCGCGGAGCTGGACCGTGATGTCAGCCGCGCGTATCAACCGGCGGTAGTGGAACACGTTGAAGCGGAAATCTTCGCACAGGGGGCGATGTAA
- a CDS encoding DedA family protein, with protein sequence MHELTDLIEKIVVGWVGGLEDLGYWGIFLLMTVESSFIPFPSEVVMIPAGYSAAQGDLNLWGCIVAGIGGSIAGALINYFLAVSLGRSLLLKFGKYFFVPQDKMLMVEGYFDKHGQMTTFVCRLIPAVRQLISIPAGLARMNLARFCLFTGLGAGLWVIILTLTGYYFGETAKELWYEHKKLITAGILAAVVFMIGFYVIRHRMRVAREAASQNPA encoded by the coding sequence GTGCACGAACTTACGGACCTGATCGAGAAAATTGTTGTTGGATGGGTTGGCGGACTGGAAGACCTTGGTTATTGGGGCATTTTTCTCCTGATGACGGTTGAAAGTTCATTTATCCCTTTTCCGAGCGAAGTCGTGATGATTCCCGCCGGGTACTCCGCTGCCCAAGGCGATCTCAATTTGTGGGGCTGTATTGTGGCCGGTATCGGCGGCAGCATTGCCGGCGCACTGATCAATTATTTTCTGGCCGTTTCGTTGGGGCGGTCGCTGTTGTTGAAGTTTGGCAAATATTTCTTCGTGCCGCAGGACAAAATGTTGATGGTCGAGGGCTACTTCGACAAGCATGGTCAAATGACGACCTTTGTTTGTCGCTTGATTCCCGCTGTCCGACAACTCATCAGTATTCCAGCCGGTCTGGCCCGCATGAATTTAGCGCGGTTTTGCCTGTTCACCGGACTGGGAGCCGGGTTGTGGGTCATCATCTTGACGCTCACCGGGTATTACTTCGGGGAGACCGCCAAGGAATTGTGGTACGAGCACAAGAAGTTGATCACCGCCGGAATCCTGGCGGCAGTGGTGTTCATGATCGGCTTTTATGTCATTCGCCACCGGATGCGCGTCGCTCGGGAAGCGGCATCTCAAAATCCCGCTTGA
- the ispD gene encoding 2-C-methyl-D-erythritol 4-phosphate cytidylyltransferase, whose protein sequence is MATFAVILPAAGQSSRFQHQQRKKPFADLKGRAVWLRSAEHFTNRDDVLQTIVVVSPDDEEWFKEKYAANLAFMNVDIVTGGDSRAASVKNGLAIVKPEIEYVAVHDAARPLLTKQWVDQVFAKAAETGAALLGVPVASTLKKVADGQITATVSRESLWEAQTPQVFRRDWLEAAYAKQGKLEPTDEAQLVEQTGKPISMVAGSSLNFKITTADDFRLAALALDALPKAAGLRALHPFQDEDPRLI, encoded by the coding sequence ATGGCAACATTCGCAGTCATCTTGCCGGCGGCCGGGCAAAGTTCCCGGTTTCAACATCAACAGCGCAAAAAACCGTTCGCCGACTTGAAGGGCCGCGCGGTCTGGTTGCGGTCCGCTGAGCATTTCACCAATCGGGACGACGTGCTCCAAACGATTGTCGTCGTCTCGCCCGATGACGAAGAATGGTTCAAAGAGAAGTACGCAGCCAATCTGGCGTTCATGAATGTGGATATTGTCACAGGGGGAGACAGCCGCGCCGCTTCTGTGAAAAATGGTCTCGCCATCGTCAAACCCGAAATCGAGTACGTCGCCGTGCATGATGCGGCACGTCCACTGCTGACCAAACAGTGGGTGGATCAAGTCTTCGCCAAAGCCGCCGAAACCGGGGCGGCCCTCTTGGGCGTGCCGGTCGCCAGCACCTTGAAAAAAGTGGCCGACGGACAGATCACGGCAACGGTCTCGCGCGAATCTTTGTGGGAAGCACAAACGCCGCAGGTTTTCCGCCGTGACTGGCTGGAGGCGGCCTATGCAAAGCAGGGAAAGCTAGAACCGACCGACGAAGCTCAGTTGGTAGAACAGACCGGAAAACCGATCTCCATGGTTGCCGGGTCGTCGCTGAATTTTAAGATCACGACCGCCGACGACTTCCGCCTTGCTGCACTGGCGCTCGATGCACTTCCCAAGGCCGCGGGCTTGCGCGCATTGCATCCGTTTCAAGATGAAGATCCGCGCCTTATTTGA
- a CDS encoding glycosyltransferase, with the protein MTFSNSLQRPPLVHRARRTARRWVGRVREKLSERRFDYPLWLETHVAQRQRRLKKQAAPGQFSFLTGVYEKTPPQLFQETAAALFAQTSCEFEWVLLAHGAIPETLQRVIADVADDPRVRLIELAENRGIIGGMRVCLEAATGTYVIPLDADDLLFPDAMQVFAQAIADHDAPAFLYSDEDHFADGRPFAPFQRPAWDPVLNQAGSYIWHLCAFDRQAALDLGVYSDAGSNYCHDWDSVFRFARGGHSPQHVAEILYHWRTHAVSHTNRRQPHPGSVQSQQHVLETHIATQPHPERYEVRPFPLNRGGEEWAITRKPIDPPAIDWICHTASHATPRGEMGFPFNAQQVVASETPVILDAARNSQAEFVVISADDVSPSEESIWEAIGLFELHADVALLSGRIVNRAGIVIGAGEIRGADGVYACPERGRDALTPGPFSLWLKPRCIAAVEPRFCLVRTAFLNDLDGTQPPNDVALLGRWLGEAAQARGLRLATSPLISASLTT; encoded by the coding sequence ATGACGTTCTCCAACTCCCTTCAGCGTCCCCCTTTGGTTCACCGCGCACGTCGGACGGCGCGTCGTTGGGTCGGGCGGGTGCGCGAGAAGCTGAGCGAGCGGCGCTTCGACTATCCACTCTGGCTGGAAACACACGTCGCTCAGCGACAGAGACGATTGAAAAAACAGGCGGCACCGGGACAGTTTTCGTTTCTGACCGGCGTGTATGAGAAAACGCCGCCACAACTATTTCAGGAAACGGCTGCCGCTCTCTTCGCGCAGACCTCCTGCGAATTCGAATGGGTGCTGCTGGCTCACGGTGCGATTCCCGAAACCTTACAGCGCGTGATCGCCGACGTCGCTGACGACCCGCGCGTGCGGCTGATTGAATTGGCTGAGAACCGGGGCATCATCGGCGGCATGCGTGTTTGCCTTGAGGCAGCGACGGGCACCTATGTGATTCCGCTCGATGCGGACGATTTGCTATTTCCCGACGCGATGCAGGTTTTTGCGCAGGCCATCGCCGACCACGATGCGCCGGCGTTTTTGTACAGCGACGAAGACCACTTTGCCGATGGACGTCCCTTTGCGCCCTTTCAGCGTCCCGCTTGGGACCCGGTGTTGAACCAAGCGGGTTCCTACATCTGGCATCTCTGCGCGTTTGACCGACAAGCGGCACTCGATCTCGGTGTGTATAGCGACGCAGGTAGCAACTACTGCCATGACTGGGATTCAGTTTTTCGTTTCGCCCGTGGCGGGCACTCGCCGCAACATGTGGCGGAGATCCTCTATCATTGGCGGACGCACGCCGTATCACACACCAATCGTCGCCAACCTCATCCCGGCTCGGTGCAATCCCAACAACACGTCTTGGAAACACACATTGCTACGCAACCGCATCCTGAACGATACGAGGTCCGCCCCTTCCCCTTAAATCGCGGAGGTGAAGAATGGGCGATCACCCGTAAGCCGATTGATCCACCCGCAATTGACTGGATCTGTCACACTGCCTCTCACGCAACTCCACGCGGGGAGATGGGATTTCCTTTCAATGCTCAGCAAGTCGTTGCCAGTGAAACCCCTGTAATTCTCGATGCGGCGCGCAACTCACAGGCTGAGTTTGTGGTCATTTCTGCCGACGACGTGTCGCCGAGTGAGGAATCAATCTGGGAAGCGATCGGTCTGTTTGAACTTCATGCGGATGTCGCGTTGCTATCGGGGCGAATTGTGAATCGTGCGGGGATCGTGATTGGTGCTGGAGAAATTCGCGGCGCGGACGGCGTCTATGCTTGCCCCGAACGGGGGCGCGATGCATTGACACCTGGGCCGTTTTCGCTCTGGTTAAAACCACGTTGCATCGCTGCCGTTGAACCGCGGTTCTGCTTGGTCCGGACCGCATTTCTTAATGACCTCGACGGAACTCAACCGCCCAATGATGTCGCACTTCTCGGCCGTTGGTTGGGTGAAGCCGCACAGGCACGCGGCTTGCGGTTGGCGACCTCGCCGTTGATTTCGGCTAGCCTCACGACTTAG